One window of Nymphaea colorata isolate Beijing-Zhang1983 chromosome 11, ASM883128v2, whole genome shotgun sequence genomic DNA carries:
- the LOC116263762 gene encoding putative pentatricopeptide repeat-containing protein At3g49142, which yields MMYSPAFQACTGFPSFANQGKQLHAHMTLHGFQPDSVVGARLVAMYASFGYLHLARLVFDRILSPAVLPFNALIRGYSVSGCPSKSLEIYLQMRGEGVRPDNFTFPFVLKSCADLNWNSTGRCLHQECLKTGLDSDLYVGTSLVDVYMKFRLINEARQVFDGMRLKDVSSWNALIAGYFKYGNIDYATKLFYEMPKRNVISWTAMISGFTQNGLADRALAIFYEMQQRSDVKPNWVTIMSILPACGHSSALEQGKQIHNYASTIGLDANASVQTALVAMYAKCGSLTDARYTFNRIHKKDLAAWNTIIGAYASHGCGKETLMAFEDMNKSGVRPDGITFVSLLSACSHAGLVDEGFAYFECMSREYRIQPRTEHYACMVDLLSRAGRLGEARDLINNMKCEPGPSIWGALLAACRFHVNLEIGKEAASKLFVLEPQNGGNYVLLSNMYAQVGRWEEVNALRCLFKQQGLKKNPGCSWIEINRMVHVFVGGDKTHQQSKEIYSLLKSLSLRMKAAGYVPDTSYVLHDVSEEEKEQTLSTHSEKLAIAFGLLNTSPGTAIRVTKNLRICGDCHVASKFISKIYCREIIVRDVNRFHIFNNGVCSCNDYW from the coding sequence ATGATGTATTCCCCTGCTTTCCAGGCATGCACAGGCTTTCCTTCCTTCGCCAACCAAGGCAAGCAGCTCCATGCCCACATGACCCTCCATGGCTTTCAACCGGACTCCGTTGTCGGAGCCCGTCTTGTCGCGATGTACGCGAGTTTTGGCTATCTCCATCTTGCGCGGCTGGTCTTCGACCGAATTCTTAGCCCGGCTGTGCTTCCATTTAATGCCCTGATTCGCGGCTATTCTGTTTCTGGGTGCCCATCCAAATCATTGGAGATCTATTTGCAAATGCGCGGGGAAGGTGTTCGTCCTGATAATTTCACGTTCCCATTTGTGCTGAAGTCTTGTGCTGATCTGAATTGGAATAGTACAGGCAGGTGCCTTCACCAGGAATGCCTCAAGACCGGGCTTGATAGTGATCTCTATGTTGGTACCTCGCTGGTCGACGTTTACATGAAATTCAGGTTGATCAACGAAGCACGCCAAGTGTTTGATGGAATGCGGCTAAAGGATGTGTCTTCCTGGAACGCATTGATTGCTGGATACTTCAAGTATGGGAACATTGATTATGCAACCAAGCTTTTCTACGAAATGCCAAAGAGAAATGTGATTTCCTGGACTGCAATGATTTCCGGGTTCACTCAGAATGGTCTGGCAGATAGAGCGTTGGCAATTTTCTATGAGATGCAACAACGGTCGGATGTTAAACCTAACTGGGTCACTATAATGAGTATACTTCCTGCCTGTGGTCATTCTTCTGCACTTGAGCAGGGGAAGCAGATTCACAATTACGCGAGTACCATTGGATTGGATGCAAACGCATCTGTTCAGACTGCACTTGTTGCAATGTATGCTAAGTGTGGAAGCCTCACTGATGCACGATACACATTCAACCGGATACATAAGAAAGATTTAGCTGCCTGGAACACTATAATCGGTGCCTATGCGTCTCATGGCTGTGGGAAGGAAACACTAATGGCATTTGAGGATATGAACAAGTCTGGGGTTCGACCTGATGGTATCACATTTGTTAGTCTCTTGTCTGCATGCAGTCATGCAGGGTTAGTGGATGAGGGGtttgcatattttgaatgtatgAGCCGGGAATATCGCATCCAACCAAGAACTGAACATTATGCTTGCATGGTCGATCTCCTCAGCCGAGCTGGGCGCCTAGGTGAGGCTAGGGATCTCATCAACAATATGAAGTGCGAACCTGGACCTAGCATCTGGGGTGCGCTTCTTGCAGCTTGTCGATTTCACGTAAATCTAGAAATCGGGAAGGAAGCTGCAAGCAAACTTTTTGTATTGGAACCGCAGAACGGCGGAAACTATGTACTTTTATCTAACATGTATGCGCAAGTTGGCAGATGGGAAGAGGTGAATGCACTGAGATGTCTGTTCAAACAACAGGGTCTTAAGAAAAATCCAGGTTGCAGCTGGATTGAGATAAACAGAATGGTTCATGTGTTTGTTGGAGGTGATAAAACTCATCAACAATCTAAAGAGATATATTCACTGCTGAAGAGTTTGTCTTTGCGGATGAAAGCGGCCGGATATGTCCCTGACACTAGCTATGTGTTGCATGATGTCAGTGAGGAAGAAAAGGAGCAGACTCTTTCAACTCATAGTGAGAAGCTAGCCATTGCTTTTGGCCTCTTGAACACAAGTCCTGGTACTGCAATTAGAGTAACAAAAAACTTGCGCATCTGTGGTGACTGTCATGTGGCTTCTAagtttatttcaaaaatatattgcaGAGAAATTATTGTAAGGGATGTAAACCggtttcatatttttaacaatgGTGTATGTTCTTGTAACGACTATTGGTGA